Proteins from one Candidatus Methylomirabilota bacterium genomic window:
- a CDS encoding PEP-CTERM/exosortase system-associated acyltransferase has translation MRTKILREAGVFHPVRRICGGADTSSEPVHPTRYFDFKRLERLEPSNGLWDDVQQLRYAVYCVECKYLDASRYPDGRETDEYDPHSVHFAATNERQEMVATLRLVRDSHLGFPLEHHAGSLSADYHKLPRKATAEISRLILARSYRRRANDGLYGQELGETDAAARAEATYRRSQYPLILFGLFREMYVESVQMGLEYWVAAMESGLQRLLSKFGLGLHQVGEPMSYYGEVIPYYASIRQLEQFVMQSRPDVFQFFTNARS, from the coding sequence TTGCGGACCAAGATTCTCCGCGAAGCCGGAGTCTTTCACCCTGTTCGGCGGATTTGCGGGGGTGCCGATACGTCTTCCGAGCCGGTTCATCCCACGCGCTACTTCGACTTCAAGCGTCTTGAGCGTCTCGAGCCGAGCAACGGTCTATGGGATGACGTGCAGCAGCTGCGCTACGCAGTCTACTGTGTGGAATGCAAGTACCTCGATGCCTCACGCTACCCCGACGGGCGAGAAACGGACGAGTACGATCCGCACTCGGTCCACTTCGCCGCCACGAACGAGCGCCAGGAAATGGTGGCGACGTTGCGTCTCGTGCGTGACTCTCATCTGGGGTTTCCGCTCGAGCACCACGCGGGCAGCCTCTCGGCCGACTATCACAAACTTCCTCGGAAGGCCACAGCCGAGATCTCCCGCTTGATCCTAGCCAGGAGCTACCGGCGCCGCGCCAACGACGGTCTCTATGGCCAGGAGCTTGGTGAGACCGACGCCGCAGCACGCGCCGAGGCGACCTACCGACGTAGCCAGTATCCCCTCATCCTGTTCGGGCTTTTCAGAGAGATGTACGTCGAAAGCGTGCAGATGGGACTCGAGTATTGGGTTGCCGCCATGGAGTCAGGCCTCCAGCGCTTGCTGTCGAAGTTCGGGCTGGGGCTTCACCAGGTCGGCGAGCCGATGAGCTACTACGGTGAAGTGATCCCGTACTACGCGAGCATTCGGCAGCTCGAGCAGTTCGTAATGCAGAGCCGCCCCGACGTCTTCCAGTTCTTCACGAACGCCCGCAGCTGA
- a CDS encoding SGNH/GDSL hydrolase family protein gives MERLSPRNREDCVARLALLALLIGLTLAPTPAGAGPFTSLVVIGDSLADSGRAFALSGGVYPPSPPYAQRFSNGLVAPEYLAAALGLPLLPASTPGGTNYAVGGATTGDKNVSWETDTPVGLGIHSIAALQHTGLTAQMNEFLTSGPPVNLSSTLFLVWGGPNDLVLAQLTGGDVAQAAATAVGNLTAIVETLALAGGEHFLIPNMVDIGATPEFRGTGLEDDLRVLAEGFRAGLFQAMGALETGLQQAGLSVDIDVFDTFSAFNAVLANPSAFGFTNTTDQCVENLDALLAGCPGYVFFDFTHPTTEAHRLLGLGLTETVVPGPPTAALLLAGVMLLVGRWRRGRAARRVERR, from the coding sequence ATGGAGCGCCTTTCACCAAGAAACAGGGAGGACTGCGTGGCTAGACTTGCGCTTCTGGCTCTTTTGATAGGCCTGACCCTCGCTCCTACACCGGCGGGGGCAGGGCCGTTCACGTCGCTCGTCGTAATCGGCGACAGCCTCGCGGACTCGGGACGTGCGTTCGCGTTGAGCGGGGGCGTCTATCCTCCCTCGCCTCCGTACGCTCAGCGATTCTCCAACGGTCTGGTGGCGCCGGAATACCTCGCGGCGGCTCTCGGCCTGCCCCTGCTGCCTGCCAGCACGCCGGGTGGCACGAACTACGCGGTCGGGGGCGCCACAACCGGGGACAAGAACGTGAGCTGGGAGACCGACACGCCGGTGGGCCTTGGCATCCATTCCATCGCCGCGCTTCAGCACACCGGCTTGACGGCACAAATGAATGAATTCCTGACAAGCGGCCCGCCGGTCAACCTTTCCAGTACGCTATTCCTCGTGTGGGGTGGCCCCAATGATCTCGTGCTCGCGCAGCTCACCGGCGGCGACGTCGCCCAGGCGGCGGCCACCGCAGTCGGCAACCTTACGGCCATCGTGGAGACGCTCGCACTGGCCGGCGGCGAGCACTTTCTGATTCCGAACATGGTCGATATCGGAGCGACGCCGGAGTTCCGCGGTACGGGCCTGGAAGACGACCTCCGCGTGCTTGCGGAGGGCTTCAGGGCGGGGCTCTTTCAGGCGATGGGCGCGCTTGAAACGGGGCTCCAGCAGGCGGGCTTGTCGGTGGACATCGATGTCTTCGACACCTTCAGCGCCTTCAACGCGGTGCTGGCGAATCCGAGCGCCTTTGGCTTCACCAACACGACGGATCAGTGTGTCGAGAACCTGGACGCCTTGCTCGCCGGTTGCCCGGGGTATGTCTTCTTCGACTTCACGCACCCCACCACGGAGGCGCATCGCCTCCTGGGGCTGGGCCTCACCGAGACCGTCGTGCCGGGGCCTCCGACCGCCGCCCTCTTGCTGGCCGGCGTGATGCTGCTGGTCGGCCGGTGGCGTCGAGGGCGCGCCGCGCGGCGAGTCGAACGCCGGTAG